The following proteins come from a genomic window of Pangasianodon hypophthalmus isolate fPanHyp1 chromosome 24, fPanHyp1.pri, whole genome shotgun sequence:
- the ogfod2 gene encoding 2-oxoglutarate and iron-dependent oxygenase domain-containing protein 2 translates to MQKFCTCSCYYTDNIFLEQYKLHVRFLSEQQFKTDYQHILRSLGCATDAQYNAVLEKIHAEVERRRNLAAQSAERKSIIKETYKPLHQHVYRLQESFFAPEFLEIVKYCREDGASEEGVLELITAEAAPRVYRFPVFTQDFCKELVEELEHFERSEAPKGRPNTMNNYGILLNELGFDEGLMAPLRELYLKPLSSLLYPDCGGKWLDSHKAFAVKYTLNEDLDLSYHYDNAEVTLNVSLGKDFTDGNLYFGDMRQVPLSETECVEVEHRVAEAVLHRGQHMHGALPISSGCRWNLVLWMRASRQRNRLCPMCDRAPRLQPSDGYGDGFTEDDTLLCVLT, encoded by the exons ATGCAGAAATTCTGCACGTGCAGCTGCTACTACACTGATAACATCTTCCTGGAGCAGTACAAGCTCCATGTGCGCTTCCTCTCAGAGCAGCAGTTTAAAACGGACTATCAGCAC ATCCTCCGGTCTCTGGGTTGTGCCACTGACGCCCAGTACAACGCTGTTCTTGAAAAA ATCCACGCTGAAGTCGAGAGGCGCCGGAATCTCGCGGCACAATCAGCAGAGAGAAAATCGATCATCAAGGAGACTTACAAACCCCTCCATCAGCACGTCTACCGCTTACAG GAATCCTTCTTCGCCCCCGAGTTTTTAGAAATAGTGAAATACTGTCGTGAAGACGGCGCCAGTGAAGAGGGAGTGCTGGAGCTCATCACCGCAGAGGCTG CACCCAGGGTGTATCGTTTCCCAGTGTTCACGCAGGATTTCTGCAAGGAGCTGGTAGAAGAGCTGGAGCATTTCGAGCGGTCCGAGGCGCCGAAGGGTCGACCGAACACCATGAACAACTACGGG ATCCTCCTGAACGAGCTGGGGTTTGACGAGGGTTTGATGGCTCCGCTCAGAGAGCTGTACCTGAAGCCCCTCAGCTCGCTGCTGTACCCGGACTGCGGAGGGAAATGGCTGGACAGCCACAAGGCCTTCGCTGTGAAATACACACTGAATGAAGACCTGGACCTCAGCTACCACTACGACAACGCCGAGGTCACGCTGAACGTCTCGCTCGGGAAAGACTTCACTGACGGAAACCTGTACTTCGGGGACATGAGACAG GTGCCCCTGAGTGAGACGGAGTGTGTGGAAGTGGAGCACCGTGTAGCCGAGGCCGTGCTCCACCGCGGCCAGCACATGCACGGTGCTCTGCCCATCTCGTCAGGGTGCCGCTGGAACCTGGTGCTGTGGATGCGAGCGTCACGTCAGAGGAACCGCCTCTGCCCCATGTGCGACCGAGCGCCACGACTACAGCCTAGTGACGGCTACGGAGACGGATTCACAGAGGACGATACCTTGCTGTGCGTTTTAACATGA
- the abcb9 gene encoding ATP-binding cassette sub-family B member 9 translates to MRLTVVIGCIFTFVLVDTVVSTVLYVQWSGPDSFLDDILDFDVYRSVLDLWVVLLVRSCLLFGASVGVLINQQDGPKRVASLDTLVVLIGLTMLSYALAKLLIFSEMGTLMHDPWFLSLFSWTCISAMGSVFFWKLLSTTDVARSGVGERERLVDGGEAEEREEEGEMRRKEVKQKPNSGATLGRLLSYCKKDAGLLSLAFFFLLLSAVCEAFIPYFTGKAIDGIVIHKSMEYFIKPMVILTVLALVSSLAVGFRGGVFSLTFARLNIRLRNLLFRSLMHQEIGFFDANHTGDITSRLTSDTTQVSDLISQNVNLFLRSFVKAVGFLIFMFGMSWKLSLVTIMGFPYIAVVSKLYGEYYKKLTKEVQTSLAQANKVAEETISAMRTVRSFAGEDHEAESYYTKLLEVFALNKKQAVAYACFMWSSCISELALQVAMLFYGGHLVVTDQMSGGTLISFIIYELELGECLESIASVYTGLMQGVGAAEKVFEYIDRTPKHSLDGQEAPDMLQGLVEFKNVTFAYPTRPETNVLKNVSFSIQPGEVTALVGPSGSGKSSCVSLLENFYTPQNGQVLLDGRPIETYQHGYLHSKVALVGQEPVLFARSVQKNIAYGLPAVPAEVVVTAAKKANAHNFICSLSKGYETGVGEKGTQLSGGQKQRVAIARALIRNPSVLILDEATSALDAESEHMVQQALNAVMENYTVLVIAHRLSTVQHANTIVVLDNGVVAEQGNHDELMDRHGLYYRLIQRQMLGSDSTTEPPRPFLETPRHREEEEDESSGDENVPRY, encoded by the exons ATGAGGCTGACTGTGGTTATTGGCTGCATCTTTACTTTTGTCCTGGTGGACACTGTGGTCTCCACCGTCCTCTACGTCCAGTGGTCTGGTCCAGATTCGTTCTTGGATGACATCCTGGACTTTGACGTCTATCGCTCGGTCTTGGATCTGTGGGTGGTGCTTCTGGTGCGTTCCTGCCTCCTTTTCGGTGCCTCTGTAGGCGTCCTGATAAACCAGCAAGATGGCCCGAAACGCGTTGCATCCTTGGACACTCTGGTGGTGCTCATCGGTCTCACCATGCTCTCCTATGCCCTTGCCAAGCTCCTGATATTCTCCGAGATGGGCACTCTGATGCATGACCCTTGGTTCCTCAGCTTGTTCTCGTGGACTTGCATCTCTGCAATGGGGTCTGTGTTCTTCTGGAAGCTCCTGAGCACCACAGATGTTGCCAGGTCAGGtgtaggagagagggagaggctgGTGGATGGAGGAGAGGCGGAGGAACGAGAAGAGGAAGGTGAGATGAGAAGGAAAGAGGTGAAACAGAAGCCGAATTCCGGGGCCACTCTGGGACGTCTGTTGTCGTACTGTAAGAAGGACGCAGGGCTTCTGTCCCTTgccttcttcttcctcctcctctcggCCGTGT GTGAGGCCTTTATCCCCTATTTCACCGGGAAAGCCATCGATGGCATAGTGATCCATAAAAGTATGGAATATTTCATCAAACCGATGGTTATTCTCACTGTTTTGGCCCTCGTCAG TTCCCTGGCCGTTGGATTTCGTGGCGGTGTGTTCTCGTTGACATTCGCCAGGCTTAACATTCGACTGCGGAACCTGCTTTTCCGCTCGTTGATGCATCAGGAGATCGGCTTCTTCGATGCTAATCATACAG GTGACATCACATCACGGCTGACCTCAGACACCACGCAGGTGAGTGACCTCATCTCGCAGAATGTCAATCTGTTCCTGCGCAGCTTCGTCAAGGCAGTCGGATTCCTAATCTTCATGTTCGGCATGTCGTGGAAGCTGTCGCTCGTCACCATCATGGGCTTTCCATACATTGCTGTGGTTTCTAAGCTCTACGGCGAGTATTACAAG AAACTAACCAAAGAGGTGCAGACATCACTGGCTCAGGCCAACAAAGTGGCGGAGGAGACGATCTCGGCCATGCGGACGGTGCGCAGCTTCGCCGGCGAAGATCATGAGGCTGAGTCTTATTACACCAAGCTGTTGGAGGTGTTTGCGCTCAACAAGAAGCAAGCTGTAGCCTACGCCTGCTTTATGTGGTCCAGCTGT ATTTCGGAGCTGGCATTGCAGGTGGCTATGCTGTTTTATGGAGGACACTTGGTGGTGACGGACCAGATGAGCGGGGGAACTCTCATTTCTTTTATCATCTATGAGCTTGAACTTGGGGAATGTCTGGAG AGCATCGCATCCGTCTATACAGGTCTGATGCAGGGCGTAGGAGCTGCAGAGAAGGTCTTTGAGTACATTGACAGGACGCCCAAACACTCTCTCGATGGCCAAGAAGCTCCAGATATGTTGCAAGGCCTGGTAGAGTTCAAGAACGTGACATTCGCTTATCCTACAAGACCCGAGACCAATGTCCTTAAG AACGTGTCCTTCAGTATCCAGCCAGGGGAGGTGACAGCTCTGGTGGGTCCCTCAGGGAGCGGTAAAAGTTCCTGTGTTTCTCTGCTGGAGAACTTTTACACACCTCAGAATGGCCAAGTGCTGCTGGACGGCCGGCCGATTGAGACGTACCAGCATGGCTACCTTCACTCCAAG GTAGCGCTGGTTGGACAAGAGCCAGTCCTTTTCGCTCGCTCTGTACAGAAGAACATCGCCTATGGTCTTCCTGCCGTTCCTGCGGAAGTTGTAGTCACAGCTGCCAAAAAGGCCAATGCTCACAACTTCATCTGCAGCCTCTCTAAGGGCTACGAAACGG GTGTCGGGGAGAAGGGAACTCAGCTCTCAGGAGGGCAGAAGCAGAGAGTGGCCATCGCTCGCGCCTTAATCCGAAACCCAAGCGTGCTCATTCTGGACGAGGCCACCAGCGCGCTGGATGCTGAGAGCGAACACATG gtCCAGCAGGCTCTGAATGCTGTGATGGAGAACTACACAGTCCTGGTGATCGCCCATCGCTTGAGCACGGTGCAGCACGCCAACACTATTGTGGTGCTGGACAATGGTGTTGTGGCGGAGCAGGGCAACCACGACGAGCTGATGGACCGCCACGGCCTCTACTACAGACTCATCCAGAGGCAGATGCTGGGGTCTGACAGCACCACTGAGCCTCCGCGTCCATTCTTAGAGACGCCTCGGCACCgggaagaggaagaggacgaGAGCAGTGGGGACGAAAACGTCCCAAGATATTga
- the zgc:113436 gene encoding gypsy retrotransposon integrase-like protein 1, with protein sequence MLSVDSLQVAEEEVVESSSSRLGDIYTLVAEGCYPHAMNPIRKKNLKRYAQKFIIDDGRLYYVGMKKEEKREVVIDAERKRQIFLECHFNELGHHLGQKKTVHRIQSKYYWLGIVKDVVDWIKVCETCQHTERSKNMARTPRPLKVDGPWDTVTVEIMGPFPCTTHGGNTHLVIITDYYSKWVEAFPVQKRDFLCVARCISSTVYRYGSVKTIHCSQSADFCGEVSKQLSERWSLQLKVQHNALLERTNTLLKDTITQVVAEKQGEWDDFIDPILALFRTSVNPATKFTPYCLMFNRKASMPGEMKLDLLSYEQDAGNYSLSEEPDNSFLSSVQEQQNQLNQMVFSNMNAAYKQEKKSAKRRGRNVSSITLTVTEPLCPSDDSPSPKRLKDDLFLTFPVETVISAVQVVAEDGKDGLEYVLPGPDVH encoded by the exons ATGCTGAGTGTGGACTCGCTTCAGGTAGCCGAAGAGGAGGTGGTGGAGTCGAGCTCCAGCCGTCTGGGCGACATTTACACGCTGGTGGCTGAAGGCTGCTACCCGCACGCCATGAACCCCATCCGCAAGAAGAACCTGAAGCGATACGCGCAGAAATTCATCATCGACG acGGGCGGCTGTACTACGTGGGgatgaagaaggaggagaagcgTGAGGTGGTGATCGACGCCGAGCGTAAGCGTCAGATCTTCCTCGAGTGTCACTTTAACGAGCTCGGACATCACCTGGGTCAGAAGAAGACGGTGCACCGCATCCAGAGCAAATACTACTGGCTGGGCATCGTCAAGGACGTAGTGGactgg ATCAAAGTGTGTGAGACATGTCAGCACACAGAGCGGAGCAAAAACATGGCGAGGACGCCGAGGCCACTAAAGGTCGACGGCCCCTGGGACACCGTTACAGTGGAAATAATGG GCCCGTTCCCCTGCACTACTCATGGAGGAAACACTCACCTGGTCATCATCACAGATTATTACAGTAAGTGGGTGGAGGCATTTCCTGTCCAGAAGAGAGACTTCCTTTGTGTGGCGAGATGCATTTCATCAACTGTTTATcg gtaCGGTTCAGTAAAAACCATACACTGCTCTCAGAGTGCCGACTTCTGTGGAGAG GTGAGCAAGCAGCTGAGTGAGCGCTGGAGTTTGCAGCTGAAGGTCCAGCACAACGCTCTGCTGGAGCGCACCAACACCCTGCTGAAGGACACCATAACGCAGGTGGTGGCGGAGAAGCAAGGCGAGTGGGACGACTTCATCGATCCTATCCTAGCGCTGTTCAGGACATCAGTGAACCCGGCAACCAAGTTCACACCCTACTGCCTGATGTTTAACCGCAAAGCCAGCATGCCCGGTGAG ATGAAGCTGGATTTACTGAGTTATGAGCAAGATGCAGGAAATTATTCCCTCAGCGAGGAGCCAGATAACAGCTTCCTCTCCTCCGTTCAGGAGCAGCAAAATCAACTCAACCAGATG GTTTTTTCCAACATGAACGCTGCCTACAAGCAGGAGAAGAAAAGCGCCAAACGGCGAGGCAGGAACGTGTCCTCCATAACGCTGACCGTCACCGAGCCCTTGTGCCCCTCAGACGATTCGCCTTCGCCCAAAAGACTGAAAGACGACCTGTTCCTGACGTTTCCCGTAGAGACGGTGATCAGCGCTGTTCAGGTGGTCGCGGAGGACGGGAAGGACGGGCTGGAGTACGTGCTGCCGGGGCCTGACGTACACTGA